A genomic window from Nosocomiicoccus massiliensis includes:
- a CDS encoding CBS and ACT domain-containing protein, producing MLVSRIMTRDVKTLSPKDTINDALNLINEHHIRHIPIVENEEVVGLVTDKDINLALPSILNTHSETTIHHPLEDIMKTRVMFTSPRDFVEELAVDFLEFDVGAICVIQSKKLVGIITQTDIMEAFIEITGMKIPGSIIEIDVLDRPGIVYDIGKILYDLNIVAVSITIFDNTEKEGHKFVVIKINAMNPMFVINKLEEMGYDVVDPLNRG from the coding sequence ATGTTAGTTAGCCGAATTATGACGAGAGATGTGAAAACGCTCTCTCCGAAGGATACAATCAATGATGCTTTAAATTTAATAAACGAACACCACATTCGACATATTCCAATCGTTGAAAATGAAGAAGTCGTCGGATTAGTGACGGATAAAGATATCAATCTCGCACTACCTTCGATTTTAAATACTCATAGTGAAACGACTATCCACCATCCACTAGAAGATATTATGAAAACACGTGTCATGTTTACGAGTCCAAGAGATTTCGTAGAAGAACTCGCAGTCGACTTTTTAGAATTCGACGTCGGTGCGATTTGTGTAATCCAATCAAAAAAACTCGTTGGAATTATTACACAAACAGATATTATGGAAGCATTTATCGAAATCACTGGTATGAAAATACCTGGCTCAATTATCGAAATTGATGTACTCGACCGTCCAGGAATCGTCTATGATATCGGTAAAATACTATATGATTTAAATATTGTTGCTGTATCCATCACAATATTTGATAATACTGAAAAAGAAGGCCATAAATTTGTCGTCATAAAAATTAACGCTATGAATCCGATGTTTGTTATAAACAAACTCGAAGAAATGGGATATGACGTCGTCGACCCATTAAATAGAGGTTAA